Below is a window of Plasmodium chabaudi chabaudi strain AS genome assembly, chromosome: 10 DNA.
CGAACAAACTCATATACAGCTAAAATGCTATTAAAtgattttgataaaaatctAGAAAGATTCACAAAAATTATTCCAAGAGATATAAAAAGAGTATTAACTGAAGCATGCATAGAATTTGTGAAAACAGGAAATGAAGAAGCTGCATCTATACTTGATGATTGGGCatctttattaaaaagtgtAGACCATCCTGAAACTATGTACAAAAAAGCTATGCAATTTTTTACTACAATTTCTGATGACATATCAGGTTTATCAAAAACGTTAGCATTAAGAAATGTCGATggattaattatatatgatatattacaAGGAAGTAATCATAGGAAATTATTaagaatgaaaaatttgGCTAATGATCCTTATTTTAATACAGAAGAAAATATCGGCTTTGAAGCCAaccaaaacaaaatattcaattttGAAAAGTTTACACATAATCTAGAATTGTGTAGAGCtaataatagaaaatgGAGAAGATGCGCCCAAATACCATATAAATGTAATGCATTCTcggattttaaaaatgtttttccAAGTAGACTTGATGATAAGTCCaaagaaattattaaaaagtacATGGTAAATgaacaatatttattagaTATACATCTTAAATCGCTTAATTCGAATCAATTTATTGAAGGGTTGCTAAATAGAGAAGATGAAAGAGATGCTTATATTAACCAAACACAAATGAAtccaaatatttattctcttaaaaatgtattttatcCAGATGTCTATAATGATGTATTGTGTATAAAGGACGAAACTAAAAGTGAGCAATCCATAATGAGAAATCCTGATGCTAACAAGTCGAATATTGATGACATCAAAAACgaaaatgttaataaaacagATAAAGGAACTAGCGAAAATACTACATCAAATGCACAAATTGTTATACAAGAAAATATacctaaaaaaattaatataataaatagtaCTCCAAATGAAACAGGAGAAAAAAATCCACGAGCACTCATCGATAATGTAAATCAAACAAATAATGCTAATTCAATTAAACCATTTTTAGTTGCGAACCCAAATAAAGTTACAGGGTTTATGGAATATGAAAGATTATCACATCCATTAAAAGACATAAGTAGTAGAGTATTAGATTATTCTGAAATTATAGTTCcaataaatgtaaaaagTAAGCTACATAATCAACTTCTAAAAACACAATCTTCTAGATGTGTAGATTGTGGAACACCAACTTGCCATTACCCAAATTCTAGAGGTGGAGGATGTCCATTAGGCAATAGGATATATGATTGGAATAACCTgatttatgaaaatgaatGGAAAAAAGCATTGGAACGATTATTagatacaaataattttccagAAATTACAGGAAGAGTATGCCCAGCTCCATGTGAAGATGCATGTATATTAAgcataaatgaaaaaccaGTTTCTATAAAGTTTATTGAATTATCTATTATTGAATGtggttttataaaaaaatggatacaGCCAATCATACCCCATACAAGAACTGGAAAAAAAGTTGCTATAATCGGATCAGGACCAGGTGGTTTAACAGCAGCACaacaattaaataaagCTGGACATAGTGTTGtcatatatgaaaaaggaGAATATTTTGGAGGATTATTAATGAACGGTATACCTAGTGTAAGgttagataaaaaaattttagaaaGACGAATAagtttaatgaaaaaagaagGAATAactatgaaaaataatgtaaatgtTGGTGttgatataaaattaactgaattaatgaaaaattatgatgCCATTTTATTAGCTACTGGTTATGAAGTACCtagaaaattaaatataccTGGAtctaatttaaataatatattttatgcaatggaatttttatcatcctTTCAAAAATCTCTAATTAAATCTGATTTAATGGATGATCAATATGTAGATGTATCTGAAAAAcatgttattatattagGTGGTGGTAAAACAGCAGCAGATTGTATAAGCTTAGCCATACGTATGGGTGCAGCTAGCGTTTTACAGTTTACAAGAAAAGAAGCCCCATCtcctaataaaaataaaaattcttGGCCtggtttaaaaaatatattcaaagtCGAATATTCACATGATGAAGCTATAGTTATACAAGGAAAAGATCCAAGAGAGTTTTGTATAAGAAGTTTAGAATTTATTCCTTCAAATAAAGATCCTAAAAGAGTATCTGGTATAAAGGCTATTAAAGTTAAGCCCAAAAGAGGTAATACCACACGCATTGGGGCTAATAATTCCCTTAAAAGAGACTTAAGTAAGCGTACACCCTCCCctcaatataataatttaactaCTCATATAAATACCAGTATTAGTGGCATCACAACAACAGGAAATGAATCTACAAATACAAACGCTAGTTTGTCCACTTTATTAGCTAATACTCCCTCTATGGATACTAATTCGCAAAAAAGCAGTGTCAAAAAACAATGTACTAGCAAAAGCAATAAATTAAAGTCCAATAAAATTACagctaaaaaaattttagatGAATCTCCTATTTCAAATAGTAGCAATTCTAATCACAAAGTAACTAGTATGACTAATGAggtaatgaaaaattatcaatttGTAAAGCCAGATAAAGAATATGTTGATATTCCATTTACAGAAAGAGTTTATAAAGCAgatatcataattttagCTCTTGGGTTTTTAAAAACCGATGATTCAATATGGGAAAATGATACTATTAATATAGAATtagataattataattgtataaaaacatttaataatatttatcaaacagcacataaaaaaatatttgcatGTGGAGATTGCAGAATCGGACCAAGTACCGTCGTACAAGCTATTGCAGAAGGAAGAGATGTTGCTTCTAAAATAGATGAATTCTTGACAAATTCAACTTCAATTTTACCACCTTGTAacacatattattattatcctaaaaattataaatacacCCCCTTTAGTTCTATACACTGGGgataattcattatattcgtttatgtatatatgtgcatTATTTCTTTAGTATTACATAtgtttatgttttatttattcgaTAATTATCTAtcttaattaaaaatttattatttggttTGTAACAGTTTgccttatttatatacaaaatagcATTATGCTTATttcattgtttttataaatttgaattcgtgttatatacaaaaagaaagtaataataaaaaatgagaataaacttttaaaatgtaaaaatatactattGATAAtgtaaagaaataatttaaaatatgtatacacCTTTAAAGGTATAAGCACAAAAAAGGCATAGCATATATGATACTATGTTTATTAGTATTTCAATACttgctatatttttctcataaataaaaataactaaatagtattttattgaataaaataaatttatataaactttatgaaaattaaacaatatatagaCTTACACAAGAACTATACGCGTATATCGTCAGTTTTTCTACAAGTTAttctattatttaaaaatatatacatctTTGAAAATCCATATAGTTATAATTAAATCGTAGAACAAATttcatgtaaaaaaatctGAATTAATAATCGTACATATATGTCTACATACGTATTATTGAAActgtattaatatataaacctcaaaaatgataaaaaaacaaaatcgaacaaagaaacaaaaaaatgacaaAATTTTCTGCGAAATGTGAatctatattaatatatacatttgcagaaacatattaaataaaaacaaaagtaAAACAGTTTTTCAAacattttctaaaaatatgcatatatatacatttttttgataaagtattcaaatagtataaaggctatataatatagattttatttaatagcATATGAAAGAGGCATTTACATTGGAGTTGTTTTCTCTTGTGTATCgttgtaataatttttccaaTATATTAGGATGActtattttacaatttttcttttagtGTTTAGTTTGGTTGATAATACTTCATGCAAACTGGAATGTGTTTCCTTTAAACTGTCTTTTGTACTCATGGatgaataatttaaatatttttttttatatgcatcaTTTATTGCAATCCTTTTCGAGTtaaacttatttttattttcttctattAGTTGCTCTATTATAGACTTTTTGCTATCAATGGTAATGGTACTGGaggaattattatttttattatttattttttttaccgGGTTGATTTTGCTAGTTACAGATAattctttctttttcttttttttttgaggATCAACTAATTCGCTTGTGTTAGACATAGAATATTCATATACTTCTTTTTGCTTTTCTTTAATCACATTCTCATGTTctctatttatatttttaatctcttcatttaatttatcaatatatgtttttgtaaataaagCATTTCTCTCTtgttctatatttttttcttttatatttttgctgTTCTCGATTTTTTCTTCTCTCTCTTCTATTGTATTACTTGCACTGTAGTAATTATTCTCCCCATAGTCATGAATATCCTTCTTTTCATTTGgtgaaattatatatgatgcagtgttattatttattatattatttattttattcaaatccgtagaattattttcaagtTCATCATTACTGAAATCATTTttctctatatttttatttcctgtTGTTAAATTTTCCTTTAATGAAATTAATTCTTCTGATGGTTGATTAGTTTGGTTTGCATTATTCTTTATGCTATTTTCTTCGttctaatataaaaaaggtatgtattattttttttcaatttgattattatatacatgaaATTCGTATGAACATATACACATTATAATatctatataaaaaatgcacatgcatatattaaaattaaccTGAGCAAGATTTTTTAGTCTTATGTAATCTTTCCACTGTTCTTCAGTAATTCCTATTTTTTCCGCCACATTTGTGCATAAAATATCTTCAGGGTTTAATATCTTGTAATTTCCAATCCACATTTTTGGTTTGTCTTTATTTGGGTAATAAACAAAAGTTCCTTGGACATTATTTCCCTCAACTaacataataaagaaatcaTGAATTAGACAATTTTCCATAAAAACTGATTAACTATGAatgtgaaatatatttagaaaggaaatttattattctttatttttttaccaGTTGTGTTATTGTTTAGCGCATCTTTCATCATCTGATTGGGGAATTCAGGATCTTCTACCATTTCAGGGTCGCCCTATAAATTATACATTCACGTATATTCGTTGTTTTACTAATACATTTACATATGCACacattatacatatttgtattaatacgaataaaataaaatatatgcaaacgAATACTTCCATCTTTTGTGCGATTATAAGGAAGCTAGCtctattaattattttactatATACCTCATTTATAGTTTTGTATTCTCCAATTTGTGGGCTTAATTCATATAAGCTTCGTggcttttttttctgatcACTTGCTACATTTcccatatttaaaataaaatattttatttttttaattttaattatttttcgtttttataaatattatgtgATGTATACTATAGACTGAACATGAAACAcacttaaaaatttatgaaacACTACACAGtgttttaattaaaattcaTACAAgtttaaacaaatatgtatataatagctagacaaacaatatttaactaaaattatttcttttataagaaaagtataatttgaaaatgtttaaatatatgaaaatatatagaatatattgttttctaagttcattttctttctatctataattttttatatctttatatgtatttaaaagTACTATATGATTTACAAtcttatattaatatttaaaaaaaaaaagttaattGGTATTATGCACATTAAAGCTTTTTAATAAACCTGTGGTTCCGTTGTTTATATTGtctttaattaaatattaaaaatgtgtgtactttattatttatatattttttactttattcCTTTTCTCTTAAACTTATGTTTTTATGGAATAAAACATGAAactttttatcatatacatatatgtatatatttttattatatttaattttattttgttacaACTCAATTTAAAcctttaaaataaaaatgccaGACGATGatcttttattatacctataatattgttgttttttttattttatccgcttttcttatatataaaaaatatattttttagataACATTCATGATTGTctatagaaatatatatactgtTAAATTATAACACCACAAAATGGgattatgataatattgaaatatataggtgaatagaaaattatagaccttttttgaattaaaatcaggtatatatttataccgTAAATTTAATTGAATAGtacaattaaataaaaacaaattaagaTTTCTATAGAATCTTTGCATGATcttattactattttaaCTTACGCATGTaagattatatatttgtttaattatatatatgtgtgcaatattcatataattgcaattttttattcctttgaaataaatgtgcatatttCGATGAATTATGAAACCATTTTAAGacataaaaacataaatactTATAGCCTAGTTTACAAAATGGTGTGCAAATTAATGCAAAACTATTTCTCTGTATGTAttttaaatcaaaattaaGTTAATTATGTTCTAAAGCCTTTTttcgtatatatatacatacatgcTTGTAAATGCCAAAAACAAAGAAGGAAAAAAGCGACTTTAACTTTGCCCACATTAATATGCTGATTTCTTTCAAAGCAAAATAAACACGCAGGTTTCactaaatatgcatatatatagttgTATTGTATTGAATTTTaacattaaataatttatgctTTTAAGCTATGCTGTGGAAAACtgcattttttgtttattcaACTTCATAACCAATATATGACGTTTGATTCTCATCTGtttaatatgataaatgtacaaaaatgaaaaaggtATGAACCGGAAACAAATGGCTtagaaattatttaaaggGACAAACCATTGTTTGAATAAACacggaaaaaaaaactagaTCAATGATATAgcatcaaaaaaaaagctatATGTAACTCATTTTGTTCTAATTTACGATATCTGCacataatacaaaatatatatatgtataaccATTTATTGTGTAAGAACAATGTGCtatattacaattttttaagtaataaacaaattagttctatgtttttattaatttctaTAATGCCATATATTTTGggtatatcattatttataagacTATTATAGCATTTTACCTATTATGATATACCCACAAATTTAAGCATTGTACTTTAAGAGATTTGGATTAAAATGACACTAATAAATGTAATACACTTACACacatataatacatttattgtacaaatatataatagctaatttatgaattttttttaattaaaatgaaaGGGTATTCGtataatgtatttatttaattaatcctgtatgcacatttttcatatataataatatacgTAATTATACAAGGATGGAGAAAATTTTAAGTATTATATTGGAtgcattataatatatgtcttttaaatatttacttCACGGCATATCTTCcgttaattttaaatattattttatcattcattttataaggaataaattttatttaatttacgAACTTCgttaaatatgatatatttaatgcgcaaaaagtaaaatattttccaaGCCTCATTTTAAATCGTTTAATTTGAGCAATTTAAGAAATCGCcataatatgcattatttattatgagCCAATACGTGGGAATATATAGATTTTTATACACATGACTACTGGCATTCTGCTGACAAATGaacttataaaaaaataaaataacagtaaaataaagtaataaaataaataatatacatgtgAACTCATGTGGTATAATACACATGCGAAATGtgggaataaaaaattgataatattCTCACTTTGAAAGATAAAACTGAATTGGTTTCagtttatttaataatacacacaaaaaatatataatataaaaatagggTAGTAAAATAAGGTAATAGGTAATATAACAAGGagagaatatatttatattttggcTGATATCATTtaagattttttttagaagatggataatgaaaatgcaTTTTTGTTTCACATATTTGCGCCatatacacataaaaatggggatacacacaaaaatataataagaaattactcttttataaaattaccAAGCATATCAGAACCCTCTAAGCCCGTATTATACCACTATAACGAGCAAAGtaatgaattatatttactgGAAaggaattattataatccCCAAATTGAAGCAATTAAGCATGaacatgaaaaaataaataaaagtcatatatctatatttattaataattatgctatagaaaatgaataCAGTTTTTTCTGTTATCCTATTGatgctatttttatttttatatctataatatataagaacTATTCAAACAATACCTATATAACATTAGAAGACTTACTAGATAATGTAATGGGTTGCGACATTGATGATCCTCAAAAAACAAATCAAGTTATTAAAAacacattatatatttttaataaaaatgtaaatgaGATAAAAGATAgactaaaaataatatgtgatgaattatatgaaaatggaaaattattttttaaaccaaatatccaaaaaattaaaaatttttataattttaaatgtattatgttatataattatatagtagaaaataaaattgttttccCTGATTATGCtcaaaaaatggataaaGAATTGttagaaaaatatcataCATCTCTTAAAAATGagcaaatattaaaaataactaATGAAGGAAATATCAATGAAATAgacaaatataaagaatatacAAAACATATAGATAGCTATTTTGTAGAACataataatgcatattataaatttaatggtcaaaatttaaaaacttTTATTTGGTTAATTATGAAAGGATTTATGTATTCATCATTAAGTGAAAAACTTATACCACAAGATATATCTGATaacttaaataaaattaaagaggaaacgaaaaaaatcaaaattcaacaaaatgaaacatTCACAAAAGGTAAAAAACATACATTACAAACTCCAAGAAATCAATTAATGAttgattcattttttaaaaaaaaaaaagttaaataaaatttgttacAAGGATAAAGGACTAACAATAATCTGGCATTTGTCTTCACACACATATCTAATGTGTATGTGTTAAGatagaaaatttaatattcttttaaaaaaaaagaaatatcaTACATTGAACAAGATACTTATATGTTCTTTCGAtgtttttatgtttttttatataccaattattaatattagtGAAAGGAAACgcatacataaataaagcGTAATTTTTCTGTAgctatgtatgcatatatgtatagagAAATCTATAAACTCAACTTTTTtagttatattttaaaaaaaaaatcattaaattatgaacaatgCATATTTGAATTCATGACTTTTTGATTCTCATGTTGTTTACAATCTTgaatattcaaattttttaacataactaagtttatatatacaattaaaaaaaattaaaatacataatgaataaatagtgaataaaaaacaaaacaaaagctaatgagataaaaataaaaccgTAACAATACGGACTACTATACATAattaaacaataataagCACAATTCTCTCAGCACATATacgtatatattaatatgtgCAATGTATAGAATATTTCGTATGAGTAACTGAATGAAAatcacaaaatatatttaacttATTGTAaccatatatgcattattttgcataaaaaaactatatttGTACAAATTGgcaaatgtatatatttttaacactTCAATGTTAATGCTTGGACATATATCCTCAAAAGAAAGGAGTGCCAAATGTTCAAAGCTTGAAACAGGACTTCTTTAATAAATGCAAAATCGTTGTCAAAACAGCAAATCCTCCAAATTGGTGCACTAATGCCAATGGTATAGGTACGTGGTGTACTAAAACAGATATACCTGTGACCATCTGTGTTGTCGTAATAAACGGTAAAATCACAAAGtgcttttttgttttttttgtcaatGCCATTgtttttgaataaaaatataatagaaaactatttaaaacaattgtATAACTTAACATTCTATGATTAAATTGTACAATAGCAGtgttttcaaataattgtttatattgaGTTATATTATctgtataaaatttttttacttcgtcgggtatatatttatctatCATTTTGGGCCATGTGTTATAAGCATAACCAGCATCATTACCAGCTACAAAACCACcatacataatatttgatagaattaaaaatgctAATGAAAATAGTCCAAATTTCATACCTTTAGTAATCTGTTTCTTTTCATGAAATTCTTTTTTCAATTCATTTAGTAAAAATTCGTTCCAATTTTTCGATGaactatttaaaaacattttccTTAATTTTCCTATttcaattaattttaaagaatTAAGAAAAAGATAACTATATGTTGCTGTGGCACAAAACAGATGAAAAACTAATCTATACGGTGAAACTCTTGGGGTTTTATTTTCTGTTTCTGGTTTTTTAAAGCCACTTTTAACCATCCACCATCCTACAAACCCTTGAAATGCCCCCAAtccaaatataaaagacaattttttaagcatatttttttttaaactatttctacataaaaaatatgtaactCCACTAATGAAATATAGGCCTATTCCACGGCCAACGGTTCTGTGTAGCcattcattaaaaaatatttttttatattcttctaAAGACATATTATAATGTACTTCTTTATATTCTGGCGTTagcttatatttttcaaattcatttatccattcttcatcattttgtGGATATTTTATCCCATTAACTTTCCAATCAGTTATCGATAAACCGCTTTCAGTTAATCGTGTATATCCTCCTAAAGTTATCATTCCCAATACTAACAAACTGCAGGTATTTAACCAAATCCCTACTTTGAATTCGTAGCCCTCTTTTACATAGcttccatatttttctgCTTTCTGTAAAATACATGCTTCATCTTTATtagataatttattaagcGTGTTGAAAACCCTTTTATTCTGTAATTGCGATTTGCCATTAAATCCGTGTTTGGTAACTTTTCCAAGGTAACtatattttccaaaaattttatttaaatacatgcttccttattttattcaattttccctataaataattgtgTTAAAGAAGGGTATATACCTGTATTAAAGAGAGAGATGCCCACAAGCATAAATGCATCCCTacaaacatatatacaaaattagcTGTTCGAATTTGGAGTATGATACCATAcatagaatatttttttcgatcAAACCAATacagataaatatatagagcTGCATAACAGAGTGAAACACAATTTGGTAAAGCAAATAGCAGAGGATGCGCCAAAATGTTTGCTTATCATACAAAAAACGACggtgatttaaaaaaatatacgaAGATTCatacttttataattattcattgaggtattcttttaattaagctttattatgattttttcatcaagatcaatatttttctatttttacctttttctttttccatGAAATCATGATATGTGTAGTTTATGAGTTAAATTGTGGAAAAAAAGGGAAAGcgaacaaaaaataatgatctCCTATTCGTTTTGCTAATTCAATCTTTATacacttatttttttcttttgtttttttcaatttatttaaatgtgaatattttttctaaaaatactataaaattaaattgtgCAAAATTAGGGTtctacaaaaaatgataaaatatatttcataaaacaaatttaagaatacaaaattaacaaaattataaacaaaacaaTCAGTAGATACtacaaaacaaattaaactacattataaatacaaagtttgtcaataatttattaaagtttattaaaaaataattaataaaaataaggaaattaaatttgaatatataacttatatatttcattttgttcaaCAATATAGACTGCATTTTTCAGAactttcaattttataatcaACCGGAACATACGAATTGAACCCTTCGATTTTGTATTGATTGTTCAATGATTTGACTTTAAC
It encodes the following:
- a CDS encoding ribonuclease H2 subunit B, putative, which produces MDNENAFLFHIFAPYTHKNGDTHKNIIRNYSFIKLPSISEPSKPVLYHYNEQSNELYLLERNYYNPQIEAIKHEHEKINKSHISIFINNYAIENEYSFFCYPIDAIFIFISIIYKNYSNNTYITLEDLLDNVMGCDIDDPQKTNQVIKNTLYIFNKNVNEIKDRLKIICDELYENGKLFFKPNIQKIKNFYNFKCIMLYNYIVENKIVFPDYAQKMDKELLEKYHTSLKNEQILKITNEGNINEIDKYKEYTKHIDSYFVEHNNAYYKFNGQNLKTFIWLIMKGFMYSSLSEKLIPQDISDNLNKIKEETKKIKIQQNETFTKGKKHTLQTPRNQLMIDSFFKKKKVK
- a CDS encoding cytochrome c oxidase assembly protein COX15, putative, encoding MYLNKIFGKYSYLGKVTKHGFNGKSQLQNKRVFNTLNKLSNKDEACILQKAEKYGSYVKEGYEFKVGIWLNTCSLLVLGMITLGGYTRLTESGLSITDWKVNGIKYPQNDEEWINEFEKYKLTPEYKEVHYNMSLEEYKKIFFNEWLHRTVGRGIGLYFISGVTYFLCRNSLKKNMLKKLSFIFGLGAFQGFVGWWMVKSGFKKPETENKTPRVSPYRLVFHLFCATATYSYLFLNSLKLIEIGKLRKMFLNSSSKNWNEFLLNELKKEFHEKKQITKGMKFGLFSLAFLILSNIMYGGFVAGNDAGYAYNTWPKMIDKYIPDEVKKFYTDNITQYKQLFENTAIVQFNHRMLSYTIVLNSFLLYFYSKTMALTKKTKKHFVILPFITTTQMVTGISVLVHHVPIPLALVHQFGGFAVLTTILHLLKKSCFKL